The nucleotide sequence gtggtgcctacaccgactggagaggaaattaatgatgatgatcaaggtacttcggatcaagttgctactgaacttcgtaggtccacgaggacacgttccacaccagagtggtatggcaaccctgtcctggaaatcatgttgttagacaacggtgaaccttcgaactatgaagaagcgatggcgggcccagattccaacaaatggctagaagccatgcaatccgagatagaatccatgtatgaaaacaaagtatggactttgactgacttgcccaatgatcggcgagcgatagaaaacaaattgatctttaagaagaagatggacgcggatggtaatgtcaccatctataaagctcaactcattgctaagggttatcgacaagttcaaggggttgactatgatgagactttctctcccgtagcgaagctgaagtccgtccgaatcatgttagcaattgccgcatactatgattatgagatatggcagatggacgtcaaaacggcattccttaacggctatcttaaggaagagctgtatatgatgcagccggatggttttgtcgatcctaagaatgctaacaaagtatgcaagctccagcgatccatttatgggctggtgcaagcatctcggagttggaacattcgctttgatgagatgatcaaagcgtttgggtttatgcagacttatggagaagcctgcgtttacaagaaagtgagtgggagctctgtagcatttctcatattatatgtagatgacatacttttgatgggaaatgatatagaattcttggacaacattaaggcctacttgaataagtgtttttcaatgaaggaccttggagaagctgcttacatattaggcatcaagatctatagggatagatcgagacgcctcataggtctttcacaaagcacataccttgataagattttgaagaagttcaaaatggatcagtccaagaaagggttcttgcctgtactacaaggtgtgagattgagctcggctcaatgcccgaccacagcagaagataaagaagagatgagtggcatcccctatgcctcagccataggatctattatgtatgctgtgctgtgtaccagaccagatgtaaaccttgccgtaagtttggtaggaaggtaccaaagtaaacccggcaaggaacactagacagcggtcaagaatatcctgaagtacctgaaaaggataaaggacatgtttcttttttatggaggtgacgaagaactcgtcgtaaagggttacgtcgacgctagcttcgatagagatctggatgactctaagtcacaaaccggatacgtgtatatgttgaatcgtggagcagtaagctggtgcagctgcaagcagagcgtcgttgCGGGATCTACATATAAAgcgaagtacatggcagcctcagaggcagcacatgaagcaatttgggtgaaggagttcatcaccgacctaggagtcatacccaatgcatcggggccaatcactctcttctgtgacaacactggagctattgcccatgccaaggagcccaggtttcacaagaagaccaggcacatcaagcgtcgtttcaactccatccgtgaaaatgttcaagatggagacatagatatttgcaaagtacatacagatctgaatgtcgcagatccgttgactaaacctcttccacgagcaaaacatgatcaacaccaaaactctatgggtattcgattcatcacaatgtaactagattattgactctagtgcaagtgggagactgttggaaatatgccctagaggcaataataaaaggattattattatatttctttattcatgatagttgtcttttattcatgctataattgtattatccggaaatcgtaatacacgtgtgaatacttagaccacaacatgtccctagtgagcctctagttgactagctcgttgattaacagatagtcatggtttcctgactatggacattggatgtcgttgataacgggatcacatcactggaagaatgatgtgatggacaagacccaatcctaagcataacacaagatcgtgtagttcgttttgctagagcttttctaatgtcaagtatctcttccttagaccatgagatcgtgtaactcccggataccgtaggagtgctttgggtgtaccaaacgtcacaacgtaactgggtgactataaaggtgcactacaggtatctccgaaagtgtctgttgggttgacacggatcgagactgggatttgtcactccgtattacagagaggtatcactgggcccactcagtagtgcatcatcataatgagctcaaaatgaccaagtgtctagtcacgggatcatgcattatggtacgagtaaagtgacttgccggcaacgagattgaacgaggtattgggataccgacgatcgaatctcgggcaagtaacataccgtctgacaaagggaattgtatacggggttgcttgaatcctcgacatcgtggttcatccgatgagatcatcgaggagtatgtgggagccaacatgggtatccagatcccgctgttggttattgaccggagagccgtctcggtcatgtctgcatgtctcccgaaccagtagggtctacacacttaaggttcggtgacgctagggttgtatgaatatgagtatgtagcaaaccgaatgttgttcggagtcccggatgagatcccggacgtcacgaggagttccagaatggtccggaggtaaagaattatatataggaagtgctgtttcggccatcgggaaagtttcggggtcacccggtattataccgggaccaccggaagggtccgggggtccaccgggtggggccacctatcccggagggccccgtgggctgaagtgggaggggaaccagcccctagtgggctggtgcaccgcccttgggccccctgcgcctagggttggaaatcctagggtggggggggggcgcaccacttgccttggggggcactccaccccccctggccgcggcccccccttgggagattgcatctccagggccggcgcccccctgggggcctatataaaggagggggagggagggcagcggcaccctgagtcttggcgcctccctccccctgctacacctcttcctcctcccgcagttgcttggcgaagccctgccggagtcctgctgcatccaccaccacgccgtcgtgctgctggatcttcatcaacctctccttcccccttgctggatcaagatggaggagacgtcacgctgaccgtacgtgtgttgaacgcggaggtgccatccgttcggtgctaggatctccggtgataggatcatgacgagaacgactacctcaaccccgttctcttgaacgctttcacACGCGATCTACatgtggtatgtagatgcatctctctctctctcgttgctagatgaactcatagattgatcttggtgaacgtagaattttttttattttatgcaacgttccccaacactaaaaaAGCAACTAATAAAACTCCCACACACACATATAAACAAAAGAGAAATTACAAATTCCAGGCGCCTGTGAAATAACAAACATGTAAAAAGTTCTATAAGTTCCAATCTAAAGACGAATAATTCATGAAATCTTCTTacccaaaaattaaaaaaaattaaaaaatgtaaGCAAAATTTATTCTAAAAAAGAATGAATTAAGGCATCTATATTGCTCCCTCCGTTTCTatatataagtccttttagagatttcaatacgattgtatattgacatattttaaagtatagattcacttattttgctgcGTGTGTAGTCAAtattaaaatctttaaaaagacttatatttaggaacggagggagtacctaaaagaagaaatataatggagaaagataatttaaaatgaATGATAACAAAAAGTTACAAACAAATTATATAAAACTTACACCAGTGCATTAGGGATTGACtatcgtcaccctgggtgaggaataattattcttcaccccctctattttaccatcaatgcaccgtaattttacgtttcataagttttgtcttatttctgatGTAAAAAGAGACCGTAAAAAAATAttatcgccgtaaaaaatattttatgttacgtaaaattacaaacgtaaaaccttagtgtaaaatatacataaactaCACATTTTCTTGTCTTATaacatatttttttattttcttatgccaaagtTTACGTAATAAATCAACATAAAAtttaactatttgaattccaaatgtaatataattatgaagtgatcgtaagattacttcgggtgaagaataacttattttgCACCCTAGGTGAAGAATATATATATGTATACTCACCGTTCATACAACAATAAAAACGACGACATTGAATTGCAACACATGTTACCACATCAGTTTTGTTTTTACAGAGAAACTCCGGCTAATTAACGATCATGCCTTTTTATGTGGATTTGTGGGCTGCTCTAGTCCAGGCCTAGCCAGGATTTGTACCCTAGTCGGTCCCAAGTCCCATTATGGGCCGAACCTTTGTACGTGATTGCAAGACGAAAGAAAAAACCGACTGCCGCAAAGTTTATTTTCAggtactagtaagcatgcacgtgcaacacacgtctcGACTAAAATATGTTTTACTATGAAAAAATAATTCTATAATAACGCGAACCTATTTTTTTGAGAAGTTGAAATCTCATGCAAAGAGCATATAATTCCCAATTGTAAGTCATACAAATGACTGGAAATTCTTTGTTGCGATCCGGGCTACGCACCGCGTCCGGATCTCCTCCTCGATCTGGAAGTAGCGCTCCGGTTTTAGCATAGCGTATGTGGTCTTCTACTGCCGGGCCATATCGGACGGCGAGGGAAGAGGAAAGTGGAGACGGAGAGAAATGTGTCCGGGCTGACGgcgcgagagagaggaggaagTTGTGGCTAGGTTTAGGGATGCCCGCCGACTTAAAAGCCTGACTTTGGCCTCGGACAGCGAGCCGGAGAGGCGCCACGCGACGTTCGCACCCCCACCGGAGGAGACGCCCTTCAGACTGTTGGGTTTCTGGGTGATTTCATATGGGACCCGGCCGTCAGTACGACATTGTGTAAGCACCTGGTCGCGCCTCATATCCGTCATATATTTAAATTAGATATGAGGGTACCGGTCAGTCAGGGCGTTCGGCTATTTTTCACCTATCACTGCGGGGGTCCGCCTGGGCTCAGGTAATTCGACACTGATGTGCATCAGGAGACTCCATTAAGATTTAAGATACCTACCCAGCTGAATTGAACACGGCCGATAAACAAATACTCCCCTGATGAGCAGGGGCGGAGCCCAATGGGCCTACCCTGATGCACAGGCATCAGGGTCCGAATTAAATTTTACTCGTACGTGCTATCTATAGAAGGCCTGTGCATCAGGTACGGCAGTGTCCGGTGCATCAGGGTACGAAATTCCAGCCGAGGATCTATCTACTCGCCCGCTCCCAGCCCAGGCCCACTTCGCTCAGCATCTCGCGTTCGCAGCCCATACGTGCGTTGGTCGATCGATGGTTCCCCATGTCTGATAGGCTCCCAAATCCCAATCCCTAGTTCCCCACAGACGCTCCAATGGTGGCAGTACCCACTGAGCACGCCGCACACGCAGACGCGAGAGCTGCCGGCGATCGGCACGACGCCAACACCGTAACCCAGATGCATAGGTTACCGATCCCTTGATTGCTGCAACTACGCCGACACTCCTACTCTTTTTGCTCTATTGCCATCTACAGGTTAGAACATATCCTAATTTCCTCCTAGCAGCGCCCTTGCCTTTGTCAATGTTTCCAAGTACTTCTACAACTAATGGTTATCAATTTTAGTCAGGTTTTGCATTAACTTGAATCGAGATAAATCAAACTCTGTTCATATATACGAGTTTTGGCAAAACATGTGAATCGTTTAGGGTTTTAACTTACAATTTTCCATGTCAGGTTTTAACTTACAATTTTCCATGTCATACATGTaacttttcaaaattttgtttgttAAATGCAGATATCCTATGGACAGGGTTTTTCACAAAAGAAAATCACTATTTTGAAATCTCTGGAAGATGTAATTTGGGAAGAAGACTAGATTTAGTATAATCCAGGCAAGAAGAAATTAACAGAACTTTACCATCCTAATTTGAAGAATATACTTGTGCAATCAGCTTGGTGATGAAATCTTCAGTGATGAAAAAGGTCACCGATGCTCAAGAAAGCAAATCTATTGGAAGGTAATCAAGAGACATCTTTTCCAAGTAAATTTGTCCTTTCATCCATCCTTATAGTTATATAGAATTTTAATTAGTAACAGTTGAATTTATACGCCATCGTCTTATTATGTCGGATAATCTAGACTAGAAGTTACAAAATATACCTTTACTTAAAATGTTGCTTACAAAATTTACGCCATGTTAAGGTGGTGCATCAGGGTGACTTGTGCTCCAGCTCCGCCCCTGCTGATGAGTAGCACTACAACGGTGTCGGTGTGCTACACAGTCACTCGCTCTCGGTTAAGCCCATCACCGAACTCACCCCCGTGAGATACTCTGGCCGCCGTTCCCCATTCTTCTGGTCGCCAACTCCCCCTTTCCCCACCTCGTCAGGCCGCCGACGCGAGGTTCGCACGGCCCTTCTCGTTGAATCCATTCGCCTCCGTGCTCCAGGAGGCGCCCGAGCTCCGCATGCTCGCAGCCGACCCAGCGCAAGGCGCCGTCTGAGCCGGCCGCGGAGGCGCGGGATTCATCTCCAACGGGTCCGCGGCGGCGGCCATCCCGCGCCGGCGCTGCCCGAGCACAGACCGGGCCCCGTCGGCTCACCAGATGGAGCGGTTCGGGCGCTTCGCTTTCGTCCGTGGCTGCCCCCATATGCGCGTCGTGCGGCGGAGGGGCAGCAGTCAAAGAAGTGGGCGCTAGTAGGGGAGGAGACAGAGAGCAGGCGAAACGGGGAAGTGGACGGGGCTGGCGGTGGGGATCACCGCGGGCGTCGCTCTCATCGTGGCCTTCGCCCGCCGCAGAACTCGCGCTGCAAGCACAGCCGCAGCTGGTAAGCGCATGCGTCCCCCTCCACAGCTGGATATGAGGGTGTACTTATAGTTGGTTACAGTGATCTGGTTCTACTAATTACAAATTTCAATTTTTTACTAAACATTATGTCGATCTGCAGTAGCTTAGCTTACTGAACATTCTGTCGATCTGCAGTAGCTTAGCTTACTGAACATTCTGTCGATCGCAGTAGCTTTGCTTTGTTGTTGCGGATACCACACATATTTTTTAGAAATAATGAGATGTCACCATCACAAGCAGCATATGGTTTTAAATGAGATCACTTACATATCATCAGTTTGTTGATTTATATTTACTTGCAATGCCTGTCTAGGGAGGTTCAAGCCAGCTGAGATTTCAGCCACGTTTTGGTGGATTTCTTGCAGCAACTTTAGAGAATCTTGTGTCTATGCTGGATGTGGAAACACAGGCTTTTGTGAGGATATTTGAGGTTTGTATCAGATGGCTATAACATCTATTTTTGCACATCACAACTGGATGCAAATCTCTCGGTATCTATTTCTTTGTTTAACTGTTTAGTCAACCTTTTGGGATTTCCAATTAAACAATTGATATGCACATCTAGATGCAATTCTGAAAAGAACATGTGTCTGAAGTGATAGATCAATTGATATGTACAAAGTTCCAACTGAGATATGAAATATGCACATGAACAGAACTGGACAAGCACAAATTGCATACATCATTACTCAAATAATCTGGACAAGCACAAGCATTGAATCCTGTCCCATATCCAATGAAATGTTTTCATGGAGATAATCTTCTCCGATTCCTCTTTTATGTATACACTTTGTGCGTAGACATTAGATTACAGTTGTAGCGACAAAAATGTATACCAGTAGTGGAGATAGAATTAGTGCTACTTCTTTGGCTGAATCACAAAGGCAACACTCTTTTTTGTGATAAGTGGGAGTATACTTTCTTAGTTGCTGATCACTGAATGATTCTTATTTGACACAATATTGGGGTGAATACGTTTGTGGGTACAATAAATATTAGTATACTGTTCTGGGTACAAAACCAGGAACACGAATGAAGTGAATGTTTGAATATTAAAAACCATCGTGAAATACATTCAGCTCTGAATAGCAAAGCGAAGAAGGTCTGTAATAGCAAAAGGGCCATATATCATGAAGTTGATCCTAATTACCTTGTGATACAGTCAGCTGTGTGTCTGCTTCGTTAGTTAGGCCATTGATCTCGGCAGCGGCAATTTTTTTCCCATCACATGGCTCACCAACTTGATCTTCTGCGGGAACCTTATGTAAGAACAGGCCTGGCAAAAGAAGTACGGATCATTTGATTCTGAGATAAAaggtatatatttttattttttgtttgtttcttcGGTATCATTTGATTGCAGACTTCGGTTAGCCGAGAGAGCTAAGAGATAATATAGTAAACAATTTCCACCAAGTGCTTAAGCTACTTTTTTCAAGGCCAGTCAGGTGACTGGGCCAAATCAATAATAAGGAGCTTAGTGTTTTATTATGTGATTTGAGCTGATCTAGGTTCTTATTTCTTTCAAGCTATAATTTATGATATACTGGTTAGACCTACTGATACGGTGAAAGGGTAAATCTGTTTTGTTGTACTTAATTTTGGTGCATTGTATTTTTCTTATCGACATTCCTCAACATAAGTTAATTCTAGACTCGCAAACTCGCAATTCCTTGAATCTGCTTATCGGTGGCTGTGTTGACGATGCGATCCTTAATGGTTCAATTTTATTTAGGAGAAGAAGAAGGTGCCGAAGGGAATGAGCAACAAGTCTGAATGGACGGGTATGTTTTGATTCTGAGTTGCATTCCACATTATTTTTGTAATTTGGGAAATCCTTGGGGTTGCCTATGGAACGTTTCCTTGATGTGATGGTCGGGCATATATGTTTACTAAATCAAAGTTCTAGATTACCTTCATCGGCAACTCCAAATATTTCTTACATGTCTTACCACAAGCATGTACATCAAAAACATTTATTCTAAACCGGTTCATGATAGATCAACAAAACCTTGTTGATGCTCTCACCTAATAGGATATCTACATGAAAGAAGGATATCACATAACTTTTTGTGTTGAAGTAATATAAAAGAGGTTTTGGAATATACTCCTTGGCTTCTTCTAAGGCTCAGTAGAAGGCTAGAAGCATGCTTGCTTGCATTCATTGTAATCAACCTTGCACTCAAATCCTTTTAACCAGAAGGGAGCTTGCTGCCCTAAACGAGCAGTAACAAACACTTTTTTGTTGGGAAATGTTTCACCCTGAAATATAATCTGAAGGAATCATTTTCATAGCAGAATTTTGTGTTCTAGTTTGAAGAGGGACGCATTAGTTAAAATTTCAAACAATGTTATCATGTCACTCAAATTGTATTTTCAGGAAGTGTGACATATTTCTGATCCAACCCATGCATCATAGTCTATAGTAAAAACATCTATTCTGGATCTAATTTTTATTTAGTGAGTTCTTATacaaaaaaatatattttaaaaaccCCAACTAAGCATGTCTTGAAGGTCCATCTTTTGAAGCAATGAAGGTCCATCTATAGATGCGATCAATGATGCTTCGTTCAATGTATGGGATGTTGTTTTGAGCTTCATTCTCTTCGTACTTTAAAATATGCACCAAAAATTGCTTCCTCAGCTGAAATCCATCCTACATATGCATTATACAACATTGTTATAACAAGTTGCATGTGCAATGTGTATAGAAAGAAATAAGAATGGTGTAAATACTCACCTTGGGTATGGGAAAATATAGTTTTCCATCACACAATGAGTGCATGTAATTAAAAACCAAATAACCGGACAGGGCACTGCATGTATGAAATAAACATATAATGTGCGTTGAATGAATCAATTAATATTGTAATGCGTTTAAAAGATTCATACCAATGTGAGTTAGTTGGAGCAACAGGAACTAAGCATTCCCATTTAGAGATATCATCCTTGAATGCAGGGTTTGCAACTTCTAGTGCACGGTTTAGGTTCTCAGCCACAATTTTAAGTACATTATTCCCCAAAGTAGGTATTGGCAACGGATCGAAAATTGAAACAACCTTTTTATTTTGATCCAACACAAACAATAGAAATAGTCCAAACATATACCAAGGCAATAAAATCTGCAATGATGAAATAGTTTAGAAATACATGGGATAATAATTAAGACCAAATAAAGCACTCTTAAAGATAAAAATTAAACTCTTACCACATCACATTGTGAGATATGGTAATCATTACTGTCAGGCCAGCTATGAAACAACTGTCTCAGTGTAGCAATTTCCATATTCTCACGATGACTTGAGTCTCGTGCATAGTGGAACATCGACTAAAATAAGAATGAGAAAATATTAGTGCAATGAGAAAAAATGTAATACATGATTATAGTAACTTACACAAAAGTTCAGATCCATATAGTGAGATGGAATGTCTCTGAGAAGCTGGACTTCGTGCCGCGCTAGTATCCGCACAGCCATATTAAAGCAATGGATATCCATGTATTCATCGTTGTTCAATATGTTTTTTATTTGTCTCAAATTTAAGCTAATAGGGTATGGATCAGAGCTTTTCACCCATTCGCTCCTGTAAAATCGAAATTCTGTCAATTATATTGACATGAAAGTAATTTATTGGAATACAAAATGAACTAAAAAATATGGCTTACTCTAGTAGAGCGACATCATCAACCATACCGATGAACAAGCACAGTTCATCTATTAAATCATCGTTTGTTGTTTTGACATACGGTGAAAGGATAAATGACTGTGAGATGAGCTCGACTTCTTCAGATGTATTTGATGTTTTGAAATTCTCAGGAGGTCTATCCAGAATCATACATTCCGTGGGATCTGTGTTGTTTTCGTCATCTTCCATGTCTCGATTTCTTATATTATCATCATTCAATTCCGAGTCCACTAAGATGACAGCTAGTTTTGTTCTAAAATCTGTCATATGTTCCTATTAAAGTAGTAATAAGAGTTAAATAGTGATAGAACATAGAATAAGTATAATGATACAGAGTGAAATGTACCTGTGTAGGAATGTCAGACAAAATATATCCTGTGAAGTACTCCATAAAATTTATCATCCACAGACCACAAGATGACCTGCATGATTACAAAACTTAAATATACTCAATAAATTGTTATCATTTCTATAGGGATTCATATTATTTCTTGAAATCATCAAATGATCATGACTGTAACAAGCAGTGATTAGAACAAAAATCTCACCCACGCAGCATGTGAACCGGACATGCCCTTTGAAATTTAAAGATATTTTTGTTTGGAAAAAAATGCCACTCTCACTTTCAATGGGTCACTGGCTTATAGTATTACGTCACGTTACGCATTTTACCAGCGTCTCGAAATTGCCCCATTGGGCTTTGTTTTAACTTTGGTATTGACTCACAATTACACAGGTTAATACTCTTGCTGCAGAAAGATTGTACACCCTTGCTAGTGATTGTGCCAATCTCAATTCAGACACATTACTTTTTGATGTATGCTGTGGGACTGGAACAATTTGCCGTTTTGGGAAGGTGAGACATATTTACCCTAATGAATGATTCTGTTAGTCTGTATACTTTCAGCTTGTATAATTTGACATGTGCATATTTTTTGTTAATTGTGCAGAAACTTCTTTTCTGATGCAACTAATGGGGAAATACAAAAAACACATGATGTTGATTACTTTGAGCCTTTGAGTTAGAAGGTATACCCATCTCTTTGCAGTTTGCTCTTAATACACTCTTCCCTTCGCCATGTTGAGATGTTTAAGTCTTTCCACTTATCAGTTTTTAGTTCCATTTGAAGCGATGCATATTCAAATACATTTTCCAGTCCTTTGAGCTGTTGAGTGAATAAATGACAAAGTATTAGCATCACAACAGAATAATAACAGAAATCGTCTTATCAAAAGATGGTGTAGTGTGACTAATGACTAACCATAGCGGTAAGGTCTTTGCGGCTCATTCCTGGGCCTAGCGAGTCGAGCACCTGGATGCATCGCTGCCCGGTATTTATAACTGCTAGGTACCAATGGAAGTGTTCAATGTTCACTGGAATGAATATCTGAAAATAGGGTTTTTGTTAGTTTACGTCCCATCTATACAAACATTTGTATGGAACTGTGACTCACCATATCATGTTCCAAATAAGTTGTAGCTCTGTTTAATACCCATCTTGGTGCCTCATCCCGTATAGAGCTAAATTCCTTTATCATCTTAGAGATGCATGCACTCTCTAAGAACACACTTCCACCTGACCTCATCTGTAGATGCTCTTTAGCACTTATGCAATGTATGTATGCGTCTATGATCTGCAATATCAAGTGCACACCTTGGTCATAGGAGAAAATAGAAACTAATGTTAAAATAGCATCGTCTTGTCTAAAAGCTACATATACTTACTTCGTCGCCAACAAATTCTTCTGGGAGTAATAGACGTTGTAATTGTTTTCTTTGGAGATGTGAGTCATCAATGCT is from Triticum aestivum cultivar Chinese Spring chromosome 1B, IWGSC CS RefSeq v2.1, whole genome shotgun sequence and encodes:
- the LOC123145425 gene encoding uncharacterized protein isoform X1 — translated: MSTSQSPMASTDQSAITVVRSEEESNGIDNGDEVQEKKSTQATDCEVAKGLTIKETSEEMQPAQDNELAQTFDTEGAETVGDKLAELNGIPNKDEVEKKKSTQSTDSKELTLNETREQMQLAQDEELAQTFGIEGANTIGDTMRESNETADKEVEKTQSTQSSDSEDSEVTEELTFNETSEQMDAAEDRELELTSGMEGAHAGKPIRLHNKPKKAQDYVVAPEGTDKSFYALLLLHLFSLSLINVVTYIMIDYACTGDDWSVIENIMSEPNDKRNLVSIDDSHLQRKQLQRLLLPEEFVGDEIIDAYIHCISAKEHLQMRSGGSVFLESACISKMIKEFSSIRDEAPRWVLNRATTYLEHDMIFIPVNIEHFHWYLAVINTGQRCIQVLDSLGPGMSRKDLTAMLKGLENVFEYASLQMELKTDKWKDLNISTWRREECIKSKLQRDGSSCGLWMINFMEYFTGYILSDIPTQEHMTDFRTKLAVILVDSELNDDNIRNRDMEDDENNTDPTECMILDRPPENFKTSNTSEEVELISQSFILSPYVKTTNDDLIDELCLFIGMVDDVALLESEWVKSSDPYPISLNLRQIKNILNNDEYMDIHCFNMAVRILARHEVQLLRDIPSHYMDLNFCSMFHYARDSSHRENMEIATLRQLFHSWPDSNDYHISQCDVILLPWYMFGLFLLFVLDQNKKVVSIFDPLPIPTLGNNVLKIVAENLNRALEVANPAFKDDISKWECLVPVAPTNSHCALSGYLVFNYMHSLCDGKLYFPIPKDGFQLRKQFLVHILKYEENEAQNNIPYIERSIIDRIYRWTFIASKDGPSRHA
- the LOC123145425 gene encoding uncharacterized protein isoform X2, yielding MSTSQSPMASTDQSAITVVRSEEESNGIDNGDEVQEKKSTQATDCEVAKGLTIKETSEEMQPAQDNELAQTFDTEGAETVGDKLAELNGIPNKDEVEKKKSTQSTDSKELTLNETREQMQLAQDEELAQTFGIEGANTIGDTMRESNETADKEVEKTQSTQSSDSEDSEVTEELTFNETSEQMDAAEDRELELTSGMEGAHAGKPIRLHNKPKKAQDYVVAPEDYACTGDDWSVIENIMSEPNDKRNLVSIDDSHLQRKQLQRLLLPEEFVGDEIIDAYIHCISAKEHLQMRSGGSVFLESACISKMIKEFSSIRDEAPRWVLNRATTYLEHDMIFIPVNIEHFHWYLAVINTGQRCIQVLDSLGPGMSRKDLTAMLKGLENVFEYASLQMELKTDKWKDLNISTWRREECIKSKLQRDGSSCGLWMINFMEYFTGYILSDIPTQEHMTDFRTKLAVILVDSELNDDNIRNRDMEDDENNTDPTECMILDRPPENFKTSNTSEEVELISQSFILSPYVKTTNDDLIDELCLFIGMVDDVALLESEWVKSSDPYPISLNLRQIKNILNNDEYMDIHCFNMAVRILARHEVQLLRDIPSHYMDLNFCSMFHYARDSSHRENMEIATLRQLFHSWPDSNDYHISQCDVILLPWYMFGLFLLFVLDQNKKVVSIFDPLPIPTLGNNVLKIVAENLNRALEVANPAFKDDISKWECLVPVAPTNSHCALSGYLVFNYMHSLCDGKLYFPIPKDGFQLRKQFLVHILKYEENEAQNNIPYIERSIIDRIYRWTFIASKDGPSRHA